The Flavobacterium sp. IMCC34852 genome contains the following window.
AGCAGTGGTCAAACGCCAATAAATTTTGTAGCCTATCACGGAATCATCGGCCACTTTGTCCCATTTGAGTTTGGTATTAGGTTCAACAACGCCGCCAATAGTGACATTTTTAGGTTCCGGTGGTGACCAACCTAAACCGGCTAGTACAATAGCATTGACAGCGGTGAGCTTTTTGGCATATTCAAAATTGACGCCTTCAATAACATCGCCATAATTAATTCCGTTTTCAACTCTGGTATTTTGGTGTTGGCGATTGTAATTTTCGTGGGCTTCCATAATGCGAACACCCGGATAACCCAAATCATTAAACGGACGGTGATGTCCGCCACGACCAAATCGGTCTAAACGATACACCATCATCGGATTCATTTCGGGCATGTAGGTCGTCACTGATTTATGAATGTAACGCGCCAATTGACGGGAAATCCCATCTACTTCTCCGCCATAAAAACGGCGTTGGTTTCTTTCTTTTTCGGTTTCGGTTACCGGTGTTGGCTCTGAAAATATGCGGAAAGTTCTATTGTCGATTACGCCGTCTACACCTTCAATGTTTCCTATCATATCGTTGTTTAAAACACCTATAATTTCCCAATTGTTCTTTTTGGCAAATTCCGCAAAACCTTTTCCGCCAAACAAACCTTGTTCTTCACCTGACAATCCTAAGTAAATAATACTATTTTCAAAACTGTATTTAGACAACACTCTGGCGGCTTCTATAGTTCCGGCCATGCCCGAAGCATTGTCGTTGGCACCCGGCGCATCATTGGTATAATCCATTGTATCAGAATTGCGACTGTCGATGTCGCCGGTCATAATCACAAAACGATTGGGATATTTGGTTCCTCTTTGAATAGCCACCACATTCACAACATAGGCTTCTTTGGGAATTCTGCTGCCGTCTTTAGGCGTAACCAAATCCTTTTGGTAAAAGACATCTAAACAATTTTTACACTCCTTGTCTATCTTATCAAATTCGGCTTTGATCCAACGTCTCGCTGCTCCAATCCCTCGTGTATTGGAAAGCGTGTCACTAAAGGTATTTCGGGTACCAAAATCGGCTAAAGTGCGGATGTCTTTTTCAAGGCGCTGGGCAGAAACAGCGTCAATGATAGCATAAAAGCGACTATCGGTTTGGGCAGTTACTGATATTGCCCCCATCATGGTTAAGAGTACAAAGCACTTTTTCATTTCGTTTAATTATAATTTCACAAAGGGTTGGGTTGCCATTCCCTGGTTGGTTTCCAAGGTAATGAAATAAGTGCCTTGGGATAAGAAACCAACATCGATAGCAACACTATCGAAAGTTACTACTTTTTGACCTAACATATCATAAATAAAACCGGCTTTAACAATTGTTTGAGGTGATAAGACCAGATTCAACTTTCCGTTGGTTGGATTGGGATAAATGGAAAAGTTAACTGTGCTGAGAGTATTGGGAACCGATAAAGCACAAGTGCTATTGCAATCTGTTGTTAGGGTTTTGCCTGTCGTATTAAAATTAATCCCGTAAAACACGGCATCGAATTCACCTTCATCATAACAAATATAATTCAGCAACGGATTGTTGCCAAACTCAAAATTGTGCAACGGTGGCGGCACTTGTCTGCCATATCTGGCAAAATCACTAGACACTATTCCGTTCTTTAGATACAAACTGGTTAAAAAGGGATTGTTTGCAATCCATAAAAATCGAACTTGTGTTCCGCAAAG
Protein-coding sequences here:
- a CDS encoding M28 family peptidase, which produces MKKCFVLLTMMGAISVTAQTDSRFYAIIDAVSAQRLEKDIRTLADFGTRNTFSDTLSNTRGIGAARRWIKAEFDKIDKECKNCLDVFYQKDLVTPKDGSRIPKEAYVVNVVAIQRGTKYPNRFVIMTGDIDSRNSDTMDYTNDAPGANDNASGMAGTIEAARVLSKYSFENSIIYLGLSGEEQGLFGGKGFAEFAKKNNWEIIGVLNNDMIGNIEGVDGVIDNRTFRIFSEPTPVTETEKERNQRRFYGGEVDGISRQLARYIHKSVTTYMPEMNPMMVYRLDRFGRGGHHRPFNDLGYPGVRIMEAHENYNRQHQNTRVENGINYGDVIEGVNFEYAKKLTAVNAIVLAGLGWSPPEPKNVTIGGVVEPNTKLKWDKVADDSVIGYKIYWRLTTAPQWENSRFVGNVDAFELKGIVIDNYYFGVASVHKNGQESVVVFPSAVMRSTGK
- a CDS encoding T9SS type A sorting domain-containing protein, with amino-acid sequence MTATVNNGTAVGSDNNFIVIDANNDNEIEAAEAMAVYQLDLSNSSIVSLSGIENFMNLSWLNCNYNNLTLLPLGSLNNLNGISCMNCGLTSLQGIENLPHLQSINFSNNPITAVDLQNLPALWRIWGENTSLTTINLCGTQVRFLWIANNPFLTSLYLKNGIVSSDFARYGRQVPPPLHNFEFGNNPLLNYICYDEGEFDAVFYGINFNTTGKTLTTDCNSTCALSVPNTLSTVNFSIYPNPTNGKLNLVLSPQTIVKAGFIYDMLGQKVVTFDSVAIDVGFLSQGTYFITLETNQGMATQPFVKL